The Methanomassiliicoccales archaeon DNA segment CTGGGCGGCGGCACCGGCACCGGAGCTTCGCCAGTGGTTGCGGACATCGCCCGCCGCAGCGGTTCTATGGTCATATCTATCGCCACCACGCCCTTCAGCTTCGAGGGCGCCGGGCGGCGCAACATCGCCATGAAAGGGCTGAAACGATTAAGGGAATCGTCGAACAGCCTGCTGGTCCTGGACAACGACCGCCTGCTGGGCATGGTCGACAACCTGCCGGTGGAGCAGGGGCTGGGCATAATCGACCAGCTCATCTCCGAACTGATCAAGGGGACGGTGGACGCCCTGACCACGCCGTCCCTCATCAACCTGGACTTCGCCGACCTGCGTACCATCATGGAGCAGGGCGGGGTGTCCACCATACTCTACGGCGAAAACGCCGACCCGGAGGCGGTGGTCCGCGACGCCATAGAAAATCCGTTGCTGGACGTGGACATCAAGGGAGGAACGGGTGCCCTCATCCACATCGCCGGCGGCAACAATCTGACGCTCAGGAGGGCGAACCGCATCGTGGCCAGCATCACTAAGGTGCTGGACGACGAGGCCACGGTGAAGTTCGGTGTACGGGTGGAGGAGGAGATGGAGGGCAACATCAGGATGATAGCGATCATCACCGGCATATCGGAAGTGAACGGACCGTTAGCACCGTCCTTCGTACCAGGCGACGACCTGGGTCGGGTCCTGGGCAAGTACGGACCCTAATTTACTTTTTTTTGATCTTCTTGGCCGCGTCACCGAACACGCCCATAATGGTGTGGAACTCCCAACGGGAGGGCATCGCTCTCCCCATCATCCTCTTGAACATTATGGATGTGCGCTCCCTGCGGAAATCAGGATAATCGATGGCATCCAGCAGCTCGTCGAAGAACTCCTGCAGCTTTTCTCGCTCGTGCTCGCTGGCTTTTTTCGGAGAACCAACATGGACCTGTTTCTGGTACAGCTCGTAAAGCACGATGGTCGCCGCGTGGGACAGGTTGAGCACGGGATAGTCCTCATGCGACGGGAT contains these protein-coding regions:
- the ftsZ gene encoding cell division protein FtsZ, which translates into the protein MDESEIEPHELSILVIGCGGGGCNSIHRLNNIGIEAATTIVINTDQRSLKATNCPNRLLLGAEFTKGLGTGGRPDIGEECALNAAPMLSKIFQGVDLTFIITGLGGGTGTGASPVVADIARRSGSMVISIATTPFSFEGAGRRNIAMKGLKRLRESSNSLLVLDNDRLLGMVDNLPVEQGLGIIDQLISELIKGTVDALTTPSLINLDFADLRTIMEQGGVSTILYGENADPEAVVRDAIENPLLDVDIKGGTGALIHIAGGNNLTLRRANRIVASITKVLDDEATVKFGVRVEEEMEGNIRMIAIITGISEVNGPLAPSFVPGDDLGRVLGKYGP